The nucleotide window aaaatttaatttaatcttttaaaaattataaagatatagactataaaaaattaaaattttattcatccttaaaaattattttgacttcGCCCTTAATTTAACACGAATTCCTCGTTAATAAATATATTCATATCAGGTGTAGTatataaattagtaaataaaaagTTTTGTATTTGATGCAGGGAGCCCGTAATAAAAAGTATCAAGAAACAATCTAAATCATCCGCTAAATAAGCTTTGTTGTTCTTCAGatttaaaaagaagaaaatttttacTACAAATGTGACTTCAAAATGATATTAGAAGACATCATTAACTGTGCCCTACACaagaaaattttaggttaaattctgcTGTTGGTCATCTaagttataaatttaatttttgtattttgatttcatcatttttaattttgtattatttttataattttataattttaatctgaTCGATAGctattaaatttattaacttaaattttattatttttaaattttaatgcgGCAAACATATTaaagtattattttcatatattactcacaaaaaattaattaatatatttagcAATTATCATTTgcattaaaattgaaattaaaaaaatagtgATTAAGAATGATCAAATTGGAGAACACGAACTAAATCTATAATTTTACGCATAATACATGACTAGCAGTAGAATTTAACCAAATAGATTTAATTGCTAATTTTTGGTCCTTGAAAAGtattaagaattaaatttgactaaatagtaaaaagattaaaatttatcaaattaaattacatgtactaaatccacaactcacttaaagtacaaggactaatagCAGAATTTGACCAAATTTTTACATAAGAGATTACAATTCTTTTTTCGATTTGAATCGGTACAAAAACACTCTCAAAGCTAAAAAGTAAAAATGAATAGCTCAAAGCAAATGAAGGGAAAACAAAATATTTCCAAGAATTGAGCTTCCTAATCGACTGATATTGAAGTCTGGTCACACCCAAAACATTGACACTTGACAATCTATTTTCCAATGCAGACTGAGAGCTTACTGTAAAAAATTAGTGAAGAACTCAGGATTATCAAATGGGAAGCTTTGATCGAACTCCAGCTTCTCGAGTGATGAAATATCGAGGTCGACAATGGGTGAATTAGTAACTGAAGCTGGTGCAGAGATTATTTCTGTAAGTTCAGATTCCGAAGTCTGCACATTTTGGCTGAAATCAAAGCTGCCCATTTGGAACGCTGACACTGAAAAATAGTTGGATTCAGATGTAGCTGGTGACACAAATGCCGGAGATATGTTTTTCATTAGGGAATTACGCAATAACCCATTTTGAACTTCCTCTGACTCAATGGGGAAAGAAAATGAAGGAAATATGTTCTCTCTTTTGTCCAAGTCCTCTGTATTAACCTTAAGCTCTGTTTCAAAACTCAACAACATTTCCTCGGAttgcttttgtttctcttcaACTTGCTGCTTTTCCCGATAATGATTGCCTTTCTCTTTGGGCGTAGCAACCAAGTGAGAGACTTGGTTACAGGTATGTCTTCCACGATATTTCACCTCGAAGATTGTTGGGTCCTCGTCTGATCTTTGAATTTGCTTACCGGCTAAGCAGCCTTGCGAGTAACGATGAGTGCATCGATAATATCCCCTAAAATTGGGCGTGCAAGTTCAATATTTGTTTACAAGCTATGTTATAATATGAAGGAAAATCGAGACAGTGAAAACAGGAGTAGGAGTAGAACCAGTATGACGTTTATACTGTTTCCTTGTCCTTGGACCGAATAGTAACAGTAATAGAACATTTTCTCACCTTGGAAAATTGGATCCAAGAATATCTTTCTGCCCATATTTTCGCCAGCAATATCCATCATCAAGAGGCCCCTCTAATGACGTCGCGGAGCAAACCCTTATTTGCTCACTCCACCCTGAAGATGTTTTCCTGTAAACAGGAACCAACGGTTAATAAGTGAAGTTCGGAGCTTACCCACTATTTAACAAAAGCGGCGAAAAAAGAAAGGCATAAGTCCTGCATTTTACCTCTTTTTAAACATATCCTTTTTATCAGAGGCGTCACTTTCAGGGGATCCCAAAGTGCTAACCCTGGGTTTCGTCTCAACCATGTAACCACTACAATTCAGCAACGAAAGAGCTTTGTCATAGGAGCAGAGTATTTTGTCAAGCAAGACTTGGCGTGTTTCGGGGGATGAAGATGGATGGAGGTGCTTCCTTAGCATATTAGTAAAGTCTCTTCCCTGTGTTAGCTCATTCAAAAGAGTGTTTTGCTCCCAATCCATCGTtttttccattataaaacacaaatATTGCACACCCAAATATCTGATAAACAATCCCCTCTCAACGGTGACAAGTTTTGCCTAAGTTTTCattaacttaaaacaaaataCTGTATATATAAAGACCGCATAGAAGAAGTTAAGATAGCCAAATGGCAGtcagaaataaaaaaaagaaaacccgAACGCAGACCCAGGGAAAAGGTGAGTGTGGATGGTATAGGTATGCATGCAAAGGAGAAGAAATCCGGAAAGGATGAGGATAGTGGAAAGAGAAGAGGGGATGGAGGATAGTGACGAAATAGGGGAGGGGATGGGGTATTATAGTGTGTAGAGAAGAGAGAGAAGGCCGAGTTGATGACCGATTCAAActgaataaaaaatttaaaaagaaaaacgtTTAAAGATGAAGTGAAAAAGAGAGAAGTTCTAGAGAGGAAGAGCGGTGGAAAGTCAGAGATGaatgaaagaaaagagaagggaAAATTATTAGGAATTTAGGAGCAAACCAGAAGGAATCTTCAAATCTTTTTCCGCGTTGTTGCTTACTAAATTTCACATTATATTGAGTTTAGATGGAGACAGCTGACGTCAATTCGTTGCGTCATTCTCCTCTTGCATAGTTACATTAATTAATTGTTGAATACATATGCTATGAATGGATATGTTGTTTTCGGAAAAGGAAAAACGTATTTATATCCAACTTCCACACTCGCCAAAATATTAGTAATTATTGGTTTGTAGTGtaataatatgataaaaaattatttataataattagatatgaaataaaaatatttagtgTAAATTAAATTTTGGAATTAGAGAGGTAAGTAATAATTTTGTGAAGTTTTTTCTTTCTTAAAAATAAGTTACTGGAGTGTCTAAATTTTACCAATTAAATTAGTTTATTGCTAACTTATGTGCTAAAACATGCGTAAAAATTAATACTTTTACCAAAAATAGCAGTAAATATTAATTAACTATGGCTTAACATATCATTGATATATGAGTTTGAGAATTTTTTCTAATGTGATATCGTATTATTTTTGGTCCAATCCGATATTTGTATTTAACAAAAGTTATATGTTTTGATACCCAAAGGTAACAATGTTAACTTTTAGTGTTTAATTCGGGCTTAAGGTTGATTTAAtgaaagttaattgctaatattattaggtTTGAATTTTCATGATTTTATTTATACAATAAATTTAAGCTTAattgtgaatttgtttaatttttcatttactttGTCAAATATAGTATGATGGATATGATTTAATTAGCGTTTAGGTAGATTTGATAAAAAGTTAATTACTAATATTATTAgctaattatgaattttcatcaaattgaCTCTAAAACCCCAATTAAATACTAAAAAGTTAACATTTTTGCCTTCAAGTACCGAAATGTATAATTTTTGTCAAATATAGGTCCCACATTGAAAAAAAACCACATGTAccacattaaaaatatatatatcaaactcaagtaccaaattatatattaagccattaaccgttattattaattaatcatTATCTTTTAAAGATTATACAACTTTAAttctaatttgaattttttattattagagtattttatttattttaattttaataggtTAATATACTATAAAAAAGCCTTAAACTACTACACTTTAATTAAAAAGCCTTTAAGCCATCTTTATAGTTAAATAAACCTCTATCCTATTATTTTGACCCATAAAAgccttttattttaaaattaaagtaaacttattttgaatttaaaacttttatattaatttttgttGATGCAATAGAAATACTATATATTTTTGACATCAGCATAAGATTTAAAAGagtaatcaaaattttcaaaagagtGATCAAGTGTTATGTACATAAGTACtttcaagaaattttaaaatattattatattttactttcaaaaatattattttatttttatttaacaaaCTACTCTCATCAAATTCACATTAGCATAAAATAcaaattagtttaaaatttaaaacatttttacGGGTAAAActtataagttataaattatttaattacaaaaataacatAAATGATTATTTAAACAACATATAATGAAATCAACGTAATTTATTATATGCGGaacataaaaacaaaacaaagtagatggagagaaaaaggaAAATATTGGGTCGTCGTTAAACGAATTTTGAAAAATTCTTGTTTGGAAGACCAGAAAATTTTCAAATTGgctgaaaggaaaaaaaaaaaaaaaaaaaagagagaaattaGAAGAGATATAAGTATGGATTTTAAAAACGGCAGGATTATGTTCATACCAAGGGATTCTCACTATTATTATTTTCCCCATAATCATCAACCGAACATTGTCTTTATGTAAATACCATTAGCTGGAACACTTTGGTTCGAAATTCTGCAAGCAGGTTAATTGAATCTGATAGCTTTATTGGTAATTAAGAAAGCTAATTGACTTTTAATTTAAAACAGAGAAGAATCCCAATGCAAGCAGATTGGATGATTATAATTTAAGATGCATGTTAACACATGATaactttctttctttaggataaaTTACTTAATCAACTTGTGTTTAATCCATCTATTTGGCTATTATTGGAAGGAGAACATGAAACACAAACAAACAATTAGAATAAGACAGCGAAGTGCATTATTTTAAGGTACAACAAGAGcgtattttcttttcttcttttgtagGAAAACAAACCTGAAGTAACATATGGAGCCCCCACACCCCTAATAAAGTCCAAGCacgtgttttatttttctttgtacttttacaaaatttgagttttagtCTATACTTTAATGAAGCATTTAGTTCATCAAAtcttaaattaaatttcataatagAATTACGAGAATGTAAAAATATTAAGTAAAATAAGATTACATTGTTTGATTTATTTAGTTAGAATATGAACTTGAGATATCTACTTAATAAAATATAAGTTTATTTAAAAAcaaatttattatattatcattGTTATAGATTTTTATCATTTACAAGCTcactttctttattattattattttttatgattgTAAACAACTTATtataaaaaccataaaaatagtaaaataaaaaataaaacagccAACACCAAATTAAAGGGAATTGCATTAGCTTTAAACTCATTCCAGGTCTCCTTTGCTTGCATAAACCTCAATTGGTAGAAAAGAAATATTTTGGGttatagttttttttaaatattaattaacatAATAAAAACAAAGGGTAATTTTGTCTAGAATTTTAGATAATTTAAAAGGAGATTATAATGAGATTATACTTTATATTATGACATTTTCATACTGCTAGAAAATGTGAAATTAcagtaatttttataaaaaatactaTAGGTAGTAATTACTGGACtaggatttttaaataaaaaaagtaagaggatttaatttttaactttttaaatataatgactaaatcttaaattttatcaaaACTATGGGGATTGACAAAAGATTTTAACCTTTCTTTTCCTGATATTTTGAGTTCACCGTGCAAGTTGGGTTCACTAAATTTACAAGGTTAAAATATACCATAAGTACTTATACATTAAAAATTaggaatttagtccctatacttctATTTCATAgaatttagtctctttactttttagattttaaaagttAAGTCCAACTGTTACCAGTGTTAAACTTTTTTTTGTTGAATTTGTTATTgtgatatttttgaaataaaaaatatattcacTTGGTAGTCATGGAATTAAAAAATGACTttgtaattaacttaaatttaataaaaaaattaatagttagatctaaaatttaaaatctgaaaagtaaaggaTTAAATTTCATGAAATAAAAGTGAAGGACCTAAATTCCTATTCAAAACGTACAGGGACTTATGGCaaaatttaaccaatttacaaataTGAAATTCCATTGGGAATGGCATCATGTTCACACTTAGGCTTTAAAAAGGCATCCACAACAATCGCACTCGCCCCACATGGGTTCGCTTAAAATTGCGTTAGCATGTCCCAATCAATGCTTTACTTTTAATCGAGGAAACAGTGGTGGGGTTCATGATCAAAGAAATCTTTTGATTTAGTAACTAACCgcgtaggtttttctttttcttttttacttgAATAATTCacaacataaaatattttttaaacggATACTATTTATAAGGGTGGATTTGGATAGATGATTGAATGTgatgtatttaatttat belongs to Gossypium arboreum isolate Shixiya-1 chromosome 7, ASM2569848v2, whole genome shotgun sequence and includes:
- the LOC108459469 gene encoding probable WRKY transcription factor 46 codes for the protein MEKTMDWEQNTLLNELTQGRDFTNMLRKHLHPSSSPETRQVLLDKILCSYDKALSLLNCSGYMVETKPRVSTLGSPESDASDKKDMFKKRKTSSGWSEQIRVCSATSLEGPLDDGYCWRKYGQKDILGSNFPRGYYRCTHRYSQGCLAGKQIQRSDEDPTIFEVKYRGRHTCNQVSHLVATPKEKGNHYREKQQVEEKQKQSEEMLLSFETELKVNTEDLDKRENIFPSFSFPIESEEVQNGLLRNSLMKNISPAFVSPATSESNYFSVSAFQMGSFDFSQNVQTSESELTEIISAPASVTNSPIVDLDISSLEKLEFDQSFPFDNPEFFTNFLQ